A window from Deltaproteobacteria bacterium encodes these proteins:
- a CDS encoding leucyl/phenylalanyl-tRNA--protein transferase, producing MPVFLLTGDLVFPPAELARGDGLLAIGGDLSTRRLIIAYRQGIFPWYSPGEPIFWWSPDPRLILELPNLHVPRRLERIIRQKRLQVTFDRAFKEVIRACSETRTKKGEGTWLTPEMIEAYTELHCLEKAHSIETWQGDRLVGGLYRIVMGRVFFGESMFTRISDASKVAFVTLVRQLSEWDFAMIDCQVTTWHLLRFGAKEIPRSSFLERLKKLIDSPSKAPTGKWRSFCPEM from the coding sequence ATGCCTGTATTCCTATTAACCGGGGACCTGGTCTTTCCGCCTGCCGAACTTGCCAGAGGAGACGGGCTCTTGGCTATCGGCGGAGACCTGAGTACCCGGAGGCTGATTATCGCATACCGCCAGGGGATATTCCCCTGGTATAGCCCCGGGGAACCTATATTTTGGTGGTCCCCGGATCCGAGGTTGATTTTAGAGCTCCCGAACCTCCATGTACCCAGACGCCTTGAACGGATCATCCGCCAGAAACGCCTTCAAGTCACTTTTGATCGCGCCTTTAAGGAAGTAATAAGGGCTTGCTCGGAGACCAGAACGAAAAAAGGCGAGGGGACCTGGCTTACACCGGAAATGATCGAGGCATACACTGAACTTCACTGTCTGGAAAAGGCCCATTCCATAGAGACCTGGCAAGGAGATCGACTCGTTGGCGGACTTTACAGGATAGTGATGGGCAGGGTATTTTTTGGCGAATCAATGTTTACCAGGATCTCAGATGCCTCAAAAGTAGCATTTGTGACCCTTGTACGCCAACTATCTGAATGGGATTTTGCCATGATTGATTGCCAGGTCACTACTTGGCACCTCTTGAGATTTGGTGCAAAGGAAATACCAAGGTCTTCTTTCCTGGAAAGGCTTAAAAAGTTGATTGATTCCCCAAGCAAGGCTCCAACTGGCAAGTGGAGAAGTTTTTGCCCGGAAATGTAA
- a CDS encoding chloride channel protein, whose product MPRRHITNLLDRLVPSGELVLMVMAAVVGAGTGLAAVFFIRLIALIEHFSYTEAMVLCPSLGRLWLIVIPVLGALIGGPIIAYFATEAKGHGVPEVMKALILRGGRIRPRVAIAKIFASALCIGSGGSAGREGPIVQVGSALGSTVGQWLHLSDERIKNLVACGAAAGIAATFNAPIAGVAFSSELLMSEHQVAMLGNVVIASVSSSIISRIFLGANPAFEVPSYVMHSPWEILLYAVLGLLAAFVGIMFIRMLDAFEELFDHWKFPQALKPAVGALLLGILAFSYPYLSGVMHVSAQEFRLGLPLIENLPHVYGSGFPFMKDALQGKATLWLFVVLIFLKPLATSFTLGSGNSGGIFAPSLFTGAVLGGAYGYVAGMLFPNIAVEVGAYALVGMAAVFAAAARAPLTSILIVFEMSGDYHLILPLMTASIIGSSLTQWLHPDSIYTLKLTKRGIRFDQGRDLDVMQGVMVEEVMNQAPITVHKDQSLAELFAIFQETHLYGFPVMENDEDLYGIVTLQDMERALEREGVMIRDLKVRDVATPDPVTVFPDEPIWSAIRKMGPRHLARLPVVSRHAEKKLLGLISRSDILRAYDVGLLKKQQAQYARERMTLRKVSGIEFIEVLVKPGCPCAGKKLAEINLPQSATVISIERGGNVLIPGGSTEILPEDRLTIFCQTDLVQEVRMKFSNDIL is encoded by the coding sequence ATGCCAAGACGCCATATTACAAATCTTTTAGATCGATTGGTTCCCAGCGGAGAGCTGGTCCTGATGGTAATGGCTGCCGTGGTTGGGGCCGGGACCGGGCTCGCTGCCGTATTCTTTATCCGGCTTATAGCCCTCATAGAGCACTTTTCTTACACTGAGGCCATGGTTCTTTGTCCTTCTCTGGGACGTCTGTGGCTCATCGTCATCCCTGTATTGGGTGCACTTATCGGCGGTCCGATCATTGCCTACTTTGCCACGGAGGCCAAAGGGCACGGCGTGCCCGAAGTGATGAAGGCCCTGATATTGCGAGGCGGCCGTATACGGCCGAGGGTTGCCATAGCAAAGATTTTCGCCTCGGCCCTCTGTATCGGCTCGGGCGGTTCGGCCGGCAGGGAAGGCCCTATTGTCCAGGTAGGTTCTGCCCTGGGGTCCACTGTAGGACAGTGGCTGCATCTCTCGGACGAACGCATCAAGAACCTGGTGGCCTGTGGAGCGGCTGCAGGCATTGCGGCTACATTCAACGCGCCTATTGCAGGGGTGGCATTTTCCTCAGAATTGTTGATGAGCGAACACCAGGTGGCCATGCTTGGTAATGTAGTAATTGCGTCCGTATCATCCAGCATTATCAGCCGGATTTTTCTCGGTGCCAATCCGGCCTTTGAGGTGCCCAGCTATGTCATGCACTCGCCGTGGGAGATCCTGTTATATGCTGTGCTGGGCCTTCTCGCCGCGTTTGTCGGTATCATGTTCATCAGGATGCTCGACGCCTTTGAGGAACTGTTTGATCACTGGAAATTTCCCCAGGCCTTAAAGCCGGCTGTAGGGGCATTGCTTCTGGGTATTCTGGCCTTTTCCTATCCTTATCTGTCCGGTGTCATGCATGTTTCTGCTCAAGAATTCCGGCTTGGGCTGCCCTTGATTGAAAACCTGCCTCACGTTTACGGTTCAGGATTTCCGTTCATGAAAGATGCCCTGCAGGGCAAGGCAACATTATGGCTTTTCGTTGTATTGATTTTCCTTAAGCCCCTGGCAACCTCATTCACTTTGGGCTCCGGCAACTCAGGCGGTATCTTTGCACCATCCCTGTTCACTGGAGCTGTTCTTGGCGGGGCCTATGGATATGTTGCCGGTATGCTCTTTCCGAATATAGCCGTAGAGGTCGGGGCCTATGCACTTGTAGGAATGGCCGCGGTCTTTGCCGCAGCAGCAAGGGCCCCGCTCACCTCCATACTCATAGTCTTTGAAATGAGCGGGGACTATCACCTGATCCTGCCCCTTATGACCGCGAGTATAATTGGATCAAGCCTCACGCAATGGCTGCATCCTGATTCCATCTATACCTTAAAGCTGACCAAGAGAGGAATTCGTTTCGACCAGGGAAGAGACCTTGATGTCATGCAAGGGGTCATGGTTGAAGAAGTCATGAATCAGGCACCCATCACTGTCCACAAGGACCAGTCCCTGGCAGAGCTCTTTGCCATCTTTCAGGAGACCCATCTTTATGGTTTTCCTGTCATGGAAAATGACGAAGACCTCTATGGCATAGTCACCCTGCAGGATATGGAAAGGGCGCTTGAGCGGGAGGGCGTCATGATACGGGACCTCAAGGTGCGTGACGTGGCCACGCCTGATCCTGTTACGGTCTTTCCGGATGAACCCATCTGGTCCGCCATACGAAAGATGGGGCCAAGGCATCTTGCGAGGCTTCCCGTGGTCTCGCGTCACGCTGAAAAAAAATTGCTTGGGCTTATCAGCCGAAGCGATATCCTGCGGGCCTATGATGTGGGCCTGTTGAAGAAGCAACAGGCCCAATACGCCCGGGAACGTATGACGCTTCGTAAAGTCTCAGGAATTGAATTCATCGAGGTCCTGGTAAAACCCGGTTGTCCCTGTGCGGGTAAGAAGCTGGCCGAGATCAATTTGCCACAGAGTGCTACCGTGATTTCCATTGAGCGTGGCGGCAATGTGCTTATTCCTGGTGGAAGCACTGAAATTCTGCCTGAGGACCGGCTCACAATCTTCTGTCAGACAGATCTGGTTCAGGAGGTACGCATGAAATTCTCGAATGATATCTTGTGA
- the grpE gene encoding nucleotide exchange factor GrpE, with translation MDNKDMEKRHKTEEEEIESAGRDERDLAQELADREAELDQCQEKVLRLAADLENFKKRMEREKSEYMKYALESFAKELLPFLDNLERAVASARDSRDIDKLIEGLELTLSGYLKTLERFGLKVFTAEGHKFDPNMHEALTVQEHEGVEENTVIKELLKGYTLHERILRPALVVVSKNPREGSGQEETSA, from the coding sequence ATGGACAACAAGGACATGGAAAAAAGGCATAAAACTGAGGAGGAAGAAATCGAGAGCGCAGGCCGCGATGAACGTGACCTGGCCCAAGAATTGGCGGACAGAGAGGCAGAACTTGATCAATGTCAGGAAAAGGTGCTGCGCCTGGCCGCTGATCTGGAAAATTTCAAGAAGAGGATGGAGCGGGAAAAATCGGAGTACATGAAGTATGCATTGGAATCCTTTGCCAAAGAACTGCTGCCTTTTCTTGACAACCTGGAACGGGCCGTGGCCTCAGCCAGGGATTCACGGGACATCGACAAGCTGATCGAGGGGCTTGAGCTTACCTTGTCAGGCTATCTAAAGACCCTGGAACGTTTCGGCCTCAAGGTCTTTACCGCAGAAGGACATAAGTTTGATCCAAATATGCATGAGGCCCTTACCGTGCAAGAGCATGAGGGAGTGGAAGAAAACACGGTAATAAAGGAACTCTTAAAAGGCTATACGCTTCATGAAAGGATTTTGAGGCCTGCCCTTGTGGTAGTATCAAAAAATCCAAGAGAAGGAAGTGGACAAGAAGAAACTAGTGCTTAG
- a CDS encoding CGGC domain-containing protein — protein sequence MNILLIGCSAYMDQGYGCPGEYKCIKAVAEKNGEFAQYDNPVLVGFLRCKCPGRATISNIGMVKKNVQIDAVHLSNCMIKAIPMCKNHDFDEFKKIVEKKFGVKCVLGTHAYD from the coding sequence ATGAATATTTTACTTATAGGTTGCAGTGCATACATGGATCAGGGTTACGGATGCCCAGGTGAATACAAGTGTATCAAGGCAGTGGCGGAAAAGAACGGGGAATTTGCCCAATACGACAACCCGGTGCTGGTCGGTTTTCTGCGCTGCAAGTGCCCTGGAAGGGCCACGATATCCAATATAGGGATGGTCAAAAAGAACGTCCAGATTGACGCCGTGCACCTCAGTAACTGTATGATCAAGGCCATACCCATGTGCAAGAATCATGACTTTGACGAGTTTAAAAAGATAGTTGAGAAGAAGTTCGGTGTAAAGTGTGTCCTGGGCACACACGCCTATGACTAA
- the hrcA gene encoding heat-inducible transcription repressor HrcA: MNTKQIDLSERKNEILKTIVHAYINGAKPVGSKTVADKAGLGLSPATIRNAMADLEDIGLLFQPHSSAGRLPTERGLRYYVDFLLEKEDLSWGDQVAIEKGLMFRSADLAATLKRAVQLLASFSGHVAVLSAPRLTCDYLIHLEFLRIRPGVILVISVSDTGMVQNRLVQTDYDIQEETLEQISQYLSKRLVHMCLEELRSVIIEELKEERRVFSLLLEDLLDQMKGTAGQGEVFIDGRLNLLDKPEFSNVSRIRAILQTLEEKKALLTLLDKCLDSRGVQIFIGSEGLGNEMPGCGLVLAPYAGSSSGNPLGSLGVVGPIRMNYARVVSLVEYTAQVLGEKFKES; the protein is encoded by the coding sequence ATGAATACAAAGCAAATTGACCTGTCTGAACGAAAAAACGAGATATTAAAGACAATCGTTCACGCTTATATAAATGGTGCAAAACCGGTGGGATCCAAAACCGTTGCCGATAAGGCCGGGCTTGGATTGAGTCCTGCTACCATCCGTAATGCCATGGCCGACCTTGAAGATATCGGCCTGCTATTCCAGCCCCATTCGTCAGCAGGACGTCTTCCAACCGAGAGAGGTCTGCGTTATTATGTGGACTTCCTCTTGGAGAAGGAGGATTTGTCTTGGGGTGATCAGGTAGCCATAGAAAAGGGTTTGATGTTCAGATCTGCTGATTTGGCGGCAACCCTCAAGCGTGCTGTTCAACTATTGGCATCTTTTTCAGGGCACGTGGCAGTATTGAGTGCTCCCCGGCTTACATGCGATTACCTGATACACCTCGAATTCTTACGAATCCGGCCGGGCGTGATACTGGTCATCAGTGTATCTGACACCGGCATGGTGCAAAATCGACTTGTCCAGACCGATTATGACATCCAGGAAGAGACGCTGGAGCAAATTTCTCAGTATCTCAGCAAAAGGCTTGTCCATATGTGCCTGGAAGAACTTAGGTCTGTGATTATAGAAGAATTAAAAGAAGAAAGGAGGGTCTTCAGCCTCCTCTTGGAAGATCTTCTTGATCAGATGAAGGGGACAGCCGGGCAGGGAGAGGTCTTTATCGACGGCAGACTTAATCTCCTTGATAAACCGGAGTTTTCGAACGTCTCCCGCATCAGGGCGATTCTTCAGACACTTGAAGAGAAGAAGGCCCTTTTGACCCTTTTGGACAAATGTTTGGACTCAAGAGGAGTACAAATATTTATAGGGTCTGAAGGGCTTGGAAATGAGATGCCGGGCTGCGGCCTGGTGTTGGCTCCCTATGCTGGCAGTAGCAGTGGTAATCCTCTGGGGAGCCTGGGTGTTGTTGGCCCGATTCGTATGAACTATGCCCGTGTAGTGTCCCTGGTTGAATATACCGCCCAGGTCTTGGGCGAAAAGTTTAAGGAGTCTTGA